In Chryseobacterium gleum, a single genomic region encodes these proteins:
- a CDS encoding GNAT family N-acetyltransferase: MSQHIRLAHAEDYPRIMEIWESAVKATHDFLAEEDFNYFKEVIPRDYLPNLDVYLITEDHEAKGFASVAEGNLEMLFIHNDTRGKGYGKKLYEFMKEKTGLTKVDVNEQNPQAIGFYEKMGFKKIGRSEKDGSGKDYPLIHMSL, translated from the coding sequence ATGTCACAACATATCAGACTGGCTCATGCAGAAGATTATCCAAGAATTATGGAAATATGGGAATCAGCCGTGAAAGCAACCCACGATTTTCTTGCAGAAGAAGACTTCAACTATTTTAAAGAGGTAATTCCAAGGGATTATCTTCCTAACCTTGATGTTTATTTAATTACTGAAGATCATGAAGCTAAAGGTTTTGCATCCGTTGCAGAAGGCAACCTGGAAATGCTTTTTATTCATAATGATACGCGTGGAAAAGGCTACGGAAAAAAGCTTTATGAGTTTATGAAAGAGAAAACCGGATTGACCAAAGTAGATGTTAATGAGCAGAATCCTCAGGCAATTGGTTTTTACGAAAAAATGGGTTTCAAAAAAATCGGAAGATCAGAAAAAGATGGTTCCGGAAAGGATTATCCGCTTATTCATATGAGTTTATAA
- a CDS encoding aldo/keto reductase: MQKKTYPGQPVVTLNNGVDIPALGFGVWQMDDLKECENAVIKAIQTGYRMIDTAAIYQNETAVGAAVKNSGVDRDELFITSKVWVQDHGYEKAKRAFQRTLDRLQMDYLDMYLIHWPYGDFLGTWKALEELYQEGKIKAIGVCNFTVEKLEELKANSTVLPVINQIELHPVFQQKELQVYDRENNIITQPWSPLGNGNANLLSNPDLKAIAEKYGKTVAQVILRWHLQEGFVVIPKSVTPSRIEENFNVFDFELTEDEMNVVRSLDTGKRLFFDPKDPAWEQKMLNSVADI; the protein is encoded by the coding sequence ATGCAAAAGAAAACCTATCCAGGACAGCCTGTGGTAACTTTAAATAATGGAGTGGATATTCCGGCTTTAGGCTTTGGGGTATGGCAGATGGATGATCTGAAAGAATGTGAAAATGCAGTCATCAAAGCTATTCAGACAGGATACAGAATGATTGATACTGCTGCTATTTACCAGAATGAAACAGCAGTAGGTGCTGCGGTAAAAAATAGCGGAGTAGACAGGGATGAACTGTTTATTACATCAAAAGTCTGGGTTCAGGATCACGGATATGAAAAAGCGAAAAGGGCTTTTCAGAGAACATTAGACAGATTACAGATGGATTATCTTGATATGTATCTCATCCATTGGCCTTATGGAGATTTTCTGGGAACGTGGAAAGCTTTGGAAGAACTCTATCAGGAGGGGAAAATCAAAGCTATCGGAGTATGTAATTTTACGGTTGAGAAACTGGAAGAATTGAAAGCCAATTCAACAGTTTTACCGGTAATCAACCAGATTGAACTGCATCCTGTATTCCAGCAAAAAGAACTGCAGGTATATGACAGGGAAAACAATATTATAACACAGCCGTGGAGCCCGCTTGGAAATGGTAATGCGAATCTTTTAAGCAATCCTGATCTGAAAGCAATTGCTGAAAAATATGGTAAAACCGTAGCACAGGTCATTCTGAGATGGCATCTGCAGGAAGGATTTGTGGTGATTCCAAAATCTGTGACTCCATCAAGAATTGAGGAAAACTTTAATGTATTTGATTTTGAACTTACAGAAGATGAAATGAATGTTGTTCGTAGCTTAGATACGGGAAAAAGATTATTCTTTGATCCGAAAGATCCTGCGTGGGAACAAAAGATGCTAAATTCTGTAGCGGATATATAA
- a CDS encoding NAD(P)H-dependent flavin oxidoreductase, which yields MFWPDTISKKLGIKYPVIQAPMFGVSTVQMAVAAAQAGCLGSLALADLSADQSVELIRETKKLTDKPFAANIFVHYIPAVTDALKEKYSKTRQFIEQLARENSIQVQLPDLDAIGINSYHEQVDAIIQEGCKILSFTFGNLDDQSIQKLKENGVTLIGTCTSVNEALMLEKSGIDIICVQGIEAGGHRGSFEAEDIPQIGGLSLLSQIYDQVNVPLIYAGGIYGSRTLQAVKDLGAQGFQVGNLLLASQESALLPFEKERLKKVREEEIVLTKSFSGRYARGVKNKFIETVENSEYILPYPYQNKLTNALRKAAKSLQNPEFVGIWVGQSIHQYSERSTEEILKHLISQCEKDKC from the coding sequence ATGTTTTGGCCGGATACAATCAGTAAAAAGTTGGGAATAAAATATCCTGTAATTCAGGCTCCGATGTTTGGAGTCAGCACGGTACAAATGGCTGTAGCAGCGGCTCAGGCAGGCTGTCTTGGGTCATTGGCATTGGCTGATCTTTCTGCGGATCAATCTGTTGAGTTGATCAGAGAGACAAAAAAACTGACAGATAAGCCTTTTGCTGCCAATATTTTTGTCCATTACATTCCTGCAGTGACAGATGCTTTAAAAGAAAAATATAGTAAAACCAGGCAGTTTATAGAACAACTGGCCAGAGAAAATAGTATACAAGTACAGCTTCCGGACCTAGATGCGATCGGTATTAACAGTTATCATGAACAGGTGGATGCCATTATTCAGGAAGGATGCAAGATTCTGAGTTTTACATTTGGAAATCTTGATGATCAGAGTATTCAGAAATTAAAAGAAAACGGAGTAACCCTTATCGGGACATGTACTTCTGTAAATGAAGCTTTAATGCTTGAAAAATCCGGTATTGATATCATTTGTGTTCAGGGAATAGAAGCCGGCGGTCACAGAGGAAGTTTCGAAGCAGAAGATATTCCGCAGATCGGAGGTCTATCTTTATTGTCGCAGATATATGATCAGGTAAATGTTCCTTTGATCTATGCAGGAGGAATCTATGGCTCAAGAACATTGCAGGCTGTTAAAGATTTAGGGGCACAGGGCTTTCAGGTTGGTAACCTTCTACTAGCTTCTCAGGAAAGTGCCTTACTGCCATTTGAAAAAGAAAGATTGAAAAAAGTAAGAGAAGAAGAAATTGTTCTAACGAAGAGCTTCTCCGGGAGATATGCCAGGGGAGTAAAAAATAAATTTATAGAAACTGTTGAAAACTCGGAATATATTTTACCATATCCTTATCAGAACAAACTCACCAATGCGTTACGAAAAGCAGCAAAATCACTGCAAAATCCGGAGTTTGTAGGAATCTGGGTCGGACAATCCATTCATCAGTATAGTGAACGTTCTACAGAAGAGATTCTGAAACATTTAATCAGCCAGTGTGAAAAAGATAAATGCTAA
- a CDS encoding UDP-N-acetylmuramate--L-alanine ligase — MKTHFIAIGGSAMHNLAIALKDKGYQVTGSDDAIFEPSKSRLEKKGIMPREMGWFPEKITPDIDAVILGMHAHQDNPELARAKELGLKIYSYPEFLYEQSKNKTRVVIAGSHGKTTITSMILHVLNFHRKDVDFMVGAQLEGFDCMVKLTQDNDFMVLEGDEYLSSPIDLRSKFLLYQPNIALMSGIAWDHINVFKTFDDYIEQFRKFVASITAGGVLVYNEEDPEVVKVVENAENYFRKIPYKTPEYEISNGKVYLKTEMGDVPLSVFGAHNLLNLEGARHICQQLGIMDEDFYEAIMSFKGASKRLEKVEREDKGILYKDFAHAPSKVKAAVKAFVEQFKTDKKYGFLELHTYSSLNPAFLEQYDHAMDGLDEAVVFYSEDALKIKRMEPISPEFIKEKFRNDHLKVFTNAEDLHAYWNTLDKTDGVYLMMSSGNFGGLDLTK, encoded by the coding sequence TTGAAAACCCACTTTATTGCCATTGGCGGAAGCGCCATGCATAATCTTGCCATCGCATTAAAAGACAAAGGATATCAGGTAACCGGTTCCGATGATGCTATTTTTGAACCTTCAAAATCCCGACTGGAAAAGAAAGGAATAATGCCCCGGGAAATGGGCTGGTTCCCGGAGAAGATCACTCCGGATATTGATGCTGTGATTCTCGGGATGCATGCACACCAGGATAACCCTGAGCTGGCAAGAGCTAAAGAACTGGGCCTGAAAATATATTCTTATCCGGAATTCCTTTACGAACAGTCTAAAAATAAAACCAGAGTTGTTATTGCAGGATCACATGGTAAAACAACCATTACCTCAATGATTCTTCATGTGCTGAATTTTCACCGGAAAGATGTGGATTTTATGGTTGGCGCGCAGCTTGAAGGTTTTGACTGTATGGTAAAACTGACGCAGGATAATGACTTCATGGTGCTGGAAGGTGACGAATATCTTTCCTCTCCTATTGACCTGCGCTCAAAATTTTTACTGTATCAGCCGAATATTGCTTTAATGAGCGGAATTGCATGGGATCACATCAATGTATTCAAAACTTTTGATGATTATATTGAGCAGTTCAGAAAGTTTGTGGCAAGCATTACTGCAGGCGGAGTTCTCGTATACAATGAAGAAGACCCGGAAGTAGTGAAAGTAGTGGAAAATGCTGAAAATTATTTCAGAAAGATCCCATACAAAACTCCTGAATATGAAATCAGCAACGGTAAAGTATATCTAAAAACTGAAATGGGAGATGTTCCGCTTTCTGTTTTTGGAGCGCATAATCTGTTAAACCTTGAAGGAGCAAGACATATCTGCCAGCAGCTCGGCATCATGGATGAAGATTTCTATGAGGCTATTATGAGCTTTAAAGGCGCCTCCAAGCGTCTTGAAAAAGTGGAAAGAGAAGATAAAGGAATCCTTTACAAAGATTTTGCCCATGCACCAAGTAAGGTAAAAGCTGCTGTAAAAGCATTCGTAGAACAGTTTAAAACTGATAAGAAATATGGATTTCTGGAGCTTCACACCTATTCAAGCCTAAATCCTGCTTTCCTTGAACAGTATGACCACGCTATGGATGGTCTGGACGAGGCAGTGGTTTTCTATTCTGAAGATGCTTTGAAGATTAAAAGAATGGAGCCTATTTCTCCTGAATTCATCAAGGAAAAATTCAGAAATGATCATTTAAAAGTTTTCACTAATGCTGAAGATCTTCATGCCTACTGGAATACATTAGATAAAACGGATGGTGTTTATTTAATGATGAGTTCCGGAAACTTTGGCGGATTGGATTTAACAAAATAA
- a CDS encoding lysophospholipid acyltransferase family protein, with translation MAKKNIFTDAFGTPYFLKRFIIFILGIVSYRRFNGFNKLKITGTEHLVDLPDSNVLFVSNHQTYFADVAAMYHAFCAVNNGYLNTIKNPIYLLNPKIDFYYVAAEETMNKGILPKIFKIAGAVTVKRTWRSEGKNVNRMVDMSEVDNIMKALDNGWVATFPQGTTSAFAQGRRGTAKLVKNQRPIVIPIKINGFRRAFDKKGLRVKVTGVKPTMEFKAPLDIDYDNEKAPEILLKIMTAIEQTEDFNLLHNYDEELKAKKLEQKDSNN, from the coding sequence ATGGCGAAGAAAAATATTTTCACCGATGCATTCGGAACACCTTATTTTTTGAAAAGGTTTATTATTTTTATTTTAGGTATTGTATCCTACAGAAGGTTCAATGGCTTTAATAAACTGAAGATTACCGGCACAGAACACCTTGTGGATCTTCCGGATTCCAATGTATTGTTTGTGTCTAACCACCAGACCTATTTTGCAGACGTAGCAGCGATGTACCATGCTTTCTGTGCTGTAAATAACGGATATTTAAACACGATAAAAAACCCGATCTACCTGTTAAACCCAAAGATCGATTTTTACTATGTTGCTGCCGAAGAAACCATGAATAAAGGTATTCTTCCCAAGATTTTTAAAATTGCAGGAGCTGTAACGGTAAAAAGAACCTGGAGATCCGAAGGAAAAAATGTCAACCGAATGGTAGACATGAGTGAGGTAGACAATATTATGAAAGCATTGGACAATGGCTGGGTAGCTACTTTCCCTCAGGGTACTACATCAGCTTTTGCACAGGGACGAAGAGGAACGGCCAAATTGGTGAAAAATCAGCGTCCTATTGTGATTCCAATCAAAATAAACGGATTCAGAAGAGCTTTTGATAAAAAAGGACTCCGCGTAAAGGTAACCGGTGTAAAACCTACGATGGAATTCAAAGCTCCTTTGGATATCGATTATGATAATGAAAAAGCACCGGAAATTCTGTTGAAAATCATGACTGCCATTGAGCAGACAGAAGATTTCAATCTTTTACACAATTATGATGAAGAACTTAAAGCTAAAAAATTAGAACAAAAGGATTCAAATAATTAA